A part of Quatrionicoccus australiensis genomic DNA contains:
- a CDS encoding NUDIX hydrolase, translated as MKLNKQAGVWAIIYCPSAGTFLFGRRSETVNKPGVWNFFGGHVDPGETPQQALLRELSEEAGIERKGDDLVHFGGVSDSEIQGLGYVEALRELHYYLLLADSEFEPRLNHEHSEFRWLKPHNLPHNLNRPSAIAINIGLIQKALQLAA; from the coding sequence ATGAAGCTCAACAAGCAGGCCGGCGTCTGGGCCATCATCTATTGCCCATCGGCCGGCACCTTCCTGTTCGGCAGGCGTTCCGAGACGGTCAACAAACCCGGTGTCTGGAATTTCTTCGGCGGCCATGTCGATCCCGGAGAAACGCCACAGCAGGCCTTGCTGCGCGAACTCTCGGAAGAAGCCGGCATCGAGCGCAAGGGCGATGATCTGGTGCACTTCGGCGGCGTCAGCGATAGCGAAATCCAGGGCCTGGGCTACGTCGAGGCCTTGCGCGAACTGCATTACTACCTGCTGCTCGCCGACAGCGAATTCGAACCCCGACTCAACCACGAACATTCCGAATTCCGCTGGCTGAAACCGCACAACCTGCCGCACAACCTGAATCGCCCCTCGGCCATCGCCATCAACATCGGCCTGATCCAGAAAGCGCTGCAGCTGGCGGCTTAG
- a CDS encoding ATP-binding cassette domain-containing protein, whose translation MTALSVSNLRKVYAGTEVVAGLSFAVEPGICFGLLGPNGAGKTTTLRLCLGLTGPDSGEISLNGCAIPADAQQARARVGVVPQFDNLDPDFTASENLLVFGRYFGLKDAEVKARIPQLLEFAGLSGKADARIATLSGGMKRRLTLARALVNDPDIVFLDEPTTGLDPQARHLIWDRLKQLKSAGKTLILTTHFMDEAERLCDRLMVIDHGRKITEGSPRQLIAEHIEPQVIEVYDEAGGNLGAFVETNRQLAERVETSGETAFFYCREPRELLARLATADSLRYLHRASNLEEVFIKLTGRELRD comes from the coding sequence GTGACGGCACTCAGCGTCTCCAATCTGCGCAAGGTCTACGCCGGCACGGAAGTCGTCGCCGGCCTCTCCTTCGCCGTCGAACCCGGCATCTGTTTCGGCCTGCTCGGCCCGAACGGTGCCGGCAAGACGACGACACTTCGCCTCTGCCTCGGCCTGACCGGCCCGGACAGCGGCGAAATCAGCCTGAACGGCTGCGCCATTCCGGCCGATGCGCAGCAGGCGAGAGCCCGCGTTGGCGTCGTGCCGCAGTTCGACAATCTCGATCCGGACTTCACGGCCAGCGAAAACCTGCTCGTCTTCGGCCGCTATTTCGGCCTCAAGGACGCCGAGGTCAAGGCGCGCATCCCGCAACTGCTCGAATTCGCCGGCCTCTCCGGCAAGGCCGACGCCCGCATCGCAACGCTCTCCGGCGGCATGAAGCGGCGCCTGACGCTGGCCCGCGCCCTGGTCAACGACCCCGACATCGTCTTTCTCGACGAACCGACCACCGGCCTCGACCCACAGGCCAGACACCTGATCTGGGATCGCCTGAAACAGCTCAAGTCGGCCGGCAAGACGCTGATCCTGACCACCCACTTCATGGACGAGGCCGAACGCCTGTGCGACCGGCTGATGGTCATCGACCACGGCCGCAAGATCACCGAAGGCAGCCCGCGCCAGCTCATCGCCGAGCACATCGAACCGCAGGTCATCGAAGTTTATGACGAAGCCGGCGGCAATCTGGGCGCCTTCGTCGAAACCAACCGGCAGCTCGCCGAACGCGTCGAAACCAGCGGTGAAACCGCCTTCTTCTATTGCCGCGAACCGCGCGAACTGCTCGCCCGACTGGCTACCGCCGACAGCCTGCGCTACCTGCACCGCGCCTCCAACCTCGAAGAGGTCTTCATCAAGCTGACCGGCCGGGAATTGCGCGATTGA